The Styela clava chromosome 10, kaStyClav1.hap1.2, whole genome shotgun sequence genome window below encodes:
- the LOC120338497 gene encoding xylosyl- and glucuronyltransferase LARGE1-like, translated as MNATFWRYTTRRKLILLFCILVLILVVFEIKKSSLLYGTNKIKKPRQMSYFETAEESHVEVYNGFLTEEAEKCETIQIAVVCAGYKASREVVTLIKSVLFHRHLPIHMHFIVDAPAKKILGTLFRTWDVSDFTVSFYLADKLEPKVSWIPNLHYSGVYGLMKLLLLDVLPVGIDKVIILDIDLIFLEDIGKLWDQFSQFVDNQVIGLVENQSDWYLGKVTKHPWPALGRGFNTGLMLLHCEKLRQIKWNEIWESVTKKELLTFSATALADQDIINAVIKEHQDTVFILPCFWNVQLSMNTNSESCYGKDISSIKVLHWNSPFKNELQNIHASLFQNMFYSYAVYDGALLRNPVGKCTEVEESREEFSKDFCQEMLHKSVQLRRTHLYYLPFDYISSDHTDVTLTLHLSIDRIPMLDIICKHWEGPISVAVFLSDSDTIKLLKHIEISPTLSNRRNIGFHLVFQNFDDTSYPINLLRNIAWQQAVTEFVFLCDVDFLPSDNLYEHLKNAVLPLYPNSSKFAFIIPAFESLWHKFDFPPSKSELIDQWDRGVITPFRSYMWKVGHAATNYTKWRNSNKIYSVNRTKDFEPYVVLPKHLCPAYDKRFFGFGWNKVSHIMELDALGFKFLVLPYGFVIHLPHMASLDVVKYRSSTEYKNCIDNLKVEFIQDLVVKYGVSAEFFY; from the coding sequence ATGAATGCTACTTTCTGGAGATacacaacaagaagaaaattgATTCTACTATTCTGCATCTTGGTACTTATTCTTGTAGTTTTTGAGATAAAGAAATCGTCATTACTTTATGGAACTAATAAGATTAAAAAACCCagacaaatgtcatattttgaaACGGCGGAGGAGTCTCATGTAGAAGTGTATAATGGATTTTTAACAGAAGAAGCGGAAAAATGTGAAACGATACAAATTGCAGTTGTTTGTGCTGGATATAAAGCGAGTAGAGAAGTCGTTACTTTGATTAAATCTGTGCTTTTTCACAGACACTTGCCCATTCATATGCATTTTATTGTCGATGCACCTGCTAAGAAAATATTGGGTACTTTGTTTCGGACATGGGATGTTTCGGATTTTACGGTTTCTTTCTATCTTGCTGATAAATTAGAACCAAAAGTGTCCTGGATTCCTAATTTGCATTATTCTGGTGTTTACGGCCTAATGAAATTACTGTTATTGGATGTTTTACCAGTGGGAATTGATAAAGTAATAATTCTGGACATCGATTTAATATTTCTAGAGGATATTGGGAAACTCTGGGATCAGTTTTCTCAATTTGTTGACAACCAAGTAATTGGTCTGGTTGAAAACCAGTCGGACTGGTATTTAGGCAAAGTGACCAAACATCCTTGGCCTGCCTTGGGACGTGGCTTCAACACAGGCTTGATGCTTTTACACTGTGAAAAACTGAGACAGATTAAATGGAACGAAATATGGGAAAGTGTAACAAAAAAAGAACTGTTGACATTTTCTGCAACCGCCCTTGCTGACCAAGATATAATAAACGCTGTGATTAAGGAACATCAAGATACTGTTTTTATTCTTCCCTGCTTCTGGAATGTTCAATTATCTATGAATACAAATTCAGAATCGTGTTATGGGAAAGATATATCAAGTATCAAAGTTCTACATTGGAATTCaccatttaaaaatgaattacagAACATTCATGCCTCGTTGTTCCAAAACATGTTTTATAGTTACGCAGTGTATGATGGTGCACTATTGCGCAATCCTGTTGGCAAATGCACCGAAGTAGAAGAAAGCAGAGAAGAATTTAGCAAAGATTTTTGTCAAGAAATGTTGCATAAAAGTGTACAGCTGCGTAGAACACATTTATATTACCTTCCTTTTGACTACATTTCTTCCGATCACACAGATGTTACTTTAACTCTTCACTTATCGATAGATCGAATCCCAATGTTAGATATTATATGTAAACATTGGGAAGGTCCGATCAGTGTTGCAGTCTTTCTAAGCGATTCTGACACAATAAAATTACTTAAACATATTGAAATTTCTCCCACATTATCAAATcgtagaaatattggttttcatTTGGTTTTTCAGAATTTTGATGATACTTCTTATCCTATTAATCTATTGCGTAATATTGCTTGGCAGCAAGCAGTTactgaatttgtatttttatgtgATGTTGATTTTTTACCTTCTGATAATTTATATGAGCATTTGAAAAATGCTGTCTTGCCATTGTATCCAAATTCTTCAAAGTTTGCTTTTATTATTCCTGCTTTTGAAAGTTTGTGGCACAAGTTTGATTTTCCGCCTTCGAAATCTGAACTGATAGACCAATGGGATAGAGGTGTAATAACACCTTTCCGATCATACATGTGGAAGGTTGGCCATGCCGcaacaaattatacaaaatggAGAAATTCCAATAAGATTTACTCGGTAAATCGAACAAAGGATTTTGAACCTTATGTTGTGTTACCGAAACATCTTTGTCCGGCTTATGATAAAAGATTTTTCGGTTTCGGTTGGAACAAAGTTTCTCATATAATGGAACTGGATGCTTTaggttttaaatttttagttttaCCTTATGGTTTTGTCATTCACTTGCCACACATGGCCAGTCTTGACGTTGTAAAATATCGCTCATCAACTGAATATAAGAATTGCATTGACAACCTAAAGGTTGAATTTATACAGGATTTAGTTGTTAAATATGGAGTCAGtgcagaatttttttattaa
- the LOC120338498 gene encoding MICOS complex subunit mic25-a-like: MGNSGSSDVTLEREDDKYVLTGDGIKLSPALLDRMLSQETENENNEDVERVRKAAADVIVKERQKLEEVERVATATRELLQEREKQMTDLVETWKDKLENEKQKHKNFYDLTIQEFEDAVNQTESKLRKPSLKPICESFRDSVLQCYAENPKKILNCSKTVAEFTKCVENTKQDLLNRN; this comes from the coding sequence atgggAAATTCTGGAAGTAGCGACGTTACATTGGAACGAGAAGACGACAAATATGTATTAACAGGTGATGGGATTAAGCTATCTCCGGCTTTATTGGACCGAATGCTTAGCCAAGAAACGGAGAACGAAAACAACGAAGATGTCGAGCGGGTTAGAAAGGCGGCTGCTGATGTTATTGTCAAAGAGCGACAAAAGCTGGAGGAAGTCGAGAGGGTTGCAACTGCAACTCGAGAATTGCTGCAGGAGCGGGAAAAACAGATGACTGATTTGGTGGAAACATGGAAGGATAAActggaaaatgaaaaacaaaaacataaaaacttTTATGACCTCACTATTCAAGAATTTGAGGACGCTGTCAATCAAACCGAAAGTAAACTTAGAAAACCTTCGTTAAAACCAATATGTGAGAGTTTTCGAGATTCTGTTTTACAGTGTTACGCAGAAAAccccaaaaaaattttaaactgtTCTAAAACTGTTGCAGAATTTACTAAATGCgttgaaaatacaaaacaagATCTGTTAAATAGGAATTAA